One window of Chitinophagaceae bacterium genomic DNA carries:
- a CDS encoding DUF4292 domain-containing protein → MKNSLILVLASFIILFSCKSKKEVALPETEITTELSADSLRNNVKEKLPQYDSYSLRARVSTETKNESQNFTLNLRTKRDSIIWASITGPLGVEAARVLITSDTVKVIDRLNRKYTQKPFKFLETFVPFSVDINLLADLLAGNVFMDNSDDRWESSHDERYHRLKSQSPYIESYYWVEPGNFLIHHSSMIDLVSNRGMTVEMKDFQIVQNNHIAFGRKFEFPENGLKIDFNLNRITFDEDLTFPFRVSDNYERVE, encoded by the coding sequence ATGAAGAATAGCCTGATTTTAGTCTTAGCCTCATTTATTATCCTTTTTTCCTGTAAAAGCAAAAAAGAGGTTGCTCTGCCTGAAACAGAAATAACTACTGAGCTATCCGCCGATAGTTTAAGAAATAATGTAAAAGAAAAATTGCCCCAATATGATTCTTATTCTTTGCGGGCAAGAGTTAGTACAGAGACTAAAAATGAAAGCCAAAACTTTACCTTAAACCTGAGAACAAAAAGGGATAGCATAATTTGGGCAAGCATAACCGGTCCGCTTGGGGTTGAGGCAGCCAGAGTTTTGATAACTTCAGACACAGTAAAGGTAATTGATCGCCTAAACCGTAAATACACTCAAAAGCCTTTTAAATTTCTGGAGACTTTTGTTCCCTTTTCAGTAGATATAAACTTATTGGCTGATTTACTTGCCGGAAATGTCTTTATGGATAATTCTGACGACCGTTGGGAATCAAGTCATGACGAACGTTATCACCGTTTAAAATCCCAATCACCATATATTGAATCTTATTATTGGGTAGAACCGGGTAACTTTTTAATACATCATTCCAGCATGATAGACTTAGTATCTAACAGGGGCATGACTGTCGAAATGAAGGATTTTCAGATTGTTCAAAATAATCACATAGCCTTTGGCAGAAAATTTGAATTCCCGGAAAATGGATTAAAAATAGATTTCAACCTAAATCGTATTACCTTTGACGAAGATTTAACATTCCCATTTCGGGTGAGCGACAATTATGAAAGAGTTGAATAA
- a CDS encoding tetratricopeptide repeat protein, with amino-acid sequence MLKLNSFLPISIYKLFVVLVFAFTACTGARESTIEFDGDEIVETSEVSISRQVQSQRTIIDAVKARMLEDYEEALRLYRQAVRLDPNNDAARFELARIFYAMEMMEDSENQIKEAIKISPNNKWYVIFYAELKAVLREYSAAAKLYERAIELDENFIEVYFDLAFMYTQLKEYEKAIEVYNEIESRTGFDEEIALQKRQIYIRLGQFEKAAEELENLIKQFPNDIRYYGLLAELYEANDMYHMAIKVYQRLLENKPNNPYAILSMANAFLQLEDRENYIKYLKKGFENPDLEIDPKVGVLVTYIESMQDSIKKNEALELAEITKKVHPEEAKAYAVYADLLYQADMVDEALEMYIKTLDYDKSVFMVWQQILFILSDKQNFDSLKYYSAEAIEYFPNQAISYFFNGIAKIQLDEYEAAASILEEGAMIAYGNPQLQSQMYGSLGDVYSTLEEYSKSDIAYERSLELNPENAFVLNNYSYNLSIRNKDLERAEKMSRRSNELIENNEAFLDTYAWIMYKKGNYKEAKKWIEKALEHGGDESAVILDHYGDILYKLGELELAVKYWQKAKNLGLESDIIGKKIEDRTLYEE; translated from the coding sequence ATGCTGAAATTAAATTCTTTTTTACCCATATCAATTTATAAGCTATTTGTAGTACTCGTTTTTGCCTTCACAGCTTGTACCGGAGCCAGAGAATCAACTATAGAATTTGATGGAGATGAAATTGTTGAAACAAGCGAAGTTTCTATTTCCCGTCAGGTACAATCTCAAAGAACCATTATTGATGCCGTAAAGGCAAGAATGCTCGAAGATTATGAAGAGGCATTGAGGCTTTACAGACAAGCTGTCAGATTAGACCCCAATAATGATGCCGCTCGTTTTGAGTTGGCTCGCATTTTCTATGCTATGGAGATGATGGAAGATTCTGAAAACCAGATAAAAGAAGCCATTAAAATATCTCCGAATAACAAATGGTATGTTATTTTTTATGCAGAATTAAAAGCTGTTTTAAGAGAATATTCCGCAGCCGCAAAACTGTATGAAAGAGCCATCGAACTGGATGAAAACTTTATTGAGGTATATTTTGATCTGGCTTTTATGTACACCCAGCTTAAGGAATATGAAAAAGCAATAGAAGTGTACAATGAAATTGAAAGCAGAACAGGATTTGATGAAGAGATAGCACTTCAAAAACGTCAAATTTATATTCGTCTTGGTCAGTTTGAAAAAGCAGCAGAAGAACTGGAAAACTTAATAAAGCAGTTCCCAAATGACATTAGATACTACGGGCTTTTAGCTGAACTTTATGAAGCTAATGATATGTATCACATGGCTATTAAAGTCTATCAAAGACTTTTAGAAAACAAACCAAATAACCCGTATGCTATTTTATCCATGGCAAATGCTTTTCTTCAATTGGAAGACCGTGAAAATTATATAAAATATCTAAAAAAAGGTTTTGAAAATCCTGACTTAGAAATAGATCCAAAAGTTGGTGTCTTAGTTACTTACATTGAAAGTATGCAGGACAGCATTAAAAAAAATGAAGCGCTTGAATTAGCCGAAATAACAAAAAAAGTGCATCCGGAAGAAGCCAAAGCTTATGCAGTTTATGCCGACCTACTTTACCAGGCAGATATGGTTGATGAAGCATTGGAAATGTACATAAAAACCCTTGACTATGACAAAAGTGTCTTTATGGTTTGGCAGCAAATACTATTCATCCTTTCCGATAAACAAAATTTTGATTCATTAAAGTATTACTCCGCTGAAGCAATTGAATACTTCCCAAATCAGGCGATTTCTTATTTCTTTAATGGTATTGCAAAAATACAACTGGATGAATATGAAGCAGCTGCATCTATATTAGAAGAGGGTGCAATGATAGCTTACGGAAATCCGCAGTTGCAATCCCAAATGTATGGTTCGCTCGGAGACGTTTACTCAACATTAGAAGAATATTCAAAATCAGATATTGCTTATGAACGTTCTCTCGAGTTAAATCCTGAAAATGCTTTTGTTTTAAATAACTACAGTTACAATCTGAGCATTAGAAACAAAGATTTAGAAAGAGCTGAAAAAATGTCCAGAAGATCTAACGAACTCATTGAAAACAACGAAGCTTTTTTAGATACATATGCCTGGATAATGTATAAAAAAGGCAATTATAAAGAAGCAAAAAAATGGATAGAAAAAGCTTTGGAGCACGGAGGTGATGAAAGTGCAGTGATACTTGACCATTATGGAGACATACTTTATAAATTAGGGGAGCTGGAGTTGGCAGTAAAATATTGGCAAAAAGCCAAAAACTTAGGTTTGGAGTCAGATATTATCGGTAAAAAAATAGAGGACAGAACGCTCTATGAAGAATAG
- a CDS encoding peptidase M23, which yields MKELNKISAIILLLGGLLFLASFESNAQSRSELEKQRGKLMEEIKLTQQMLEQTRQTRTESLQELETLNRQIQIREELMQNISRDLNLLDDKSEEINKVISSLERDLESIREEYAQLIVFAYRNRSSLNQIMYIFAAEDFNKSISRARYIREITDFRKKQAGLIEDTRLSLNKRVEEISEVRAEKSDLLQQENQQKQQLSNERNQHDRLVNQLRTQERELQREINQKQQTAERLNKAIEDIIKREIEEARRRAAEAQQRQDGNVLSLTPEAARLSADFASNMGKLPWPVQRGVVTSSFGTHPHPVLRGVQITNNGINIRTEENAEVRALFNGRISSVIYNPSFQNAIIVRHGEYFTVYSNLREVFVKSGQEIRTGERLGIVYTDSSEDKTEIHLEIWQGTKKLNPALWLLSQ from the coding sequence ATGAAAGAGTTGAATAAAATATCAGCCATAATTTTACTTTTAGGGGGCCTGCTTTTTCTGGCATCTTTTGAAAGTAATGCACAAAGCAGATCTGAGCTGGAAAAGCAGAGAGGTAAGCTAATGGAAGAAATTAAGCTTACCCAGCAAATGCTTGAGCAAACCCGTCAAACGCGTACGGAGTCTCTCCAGGAATTGGAAACATTAAATCGTCAAATCCAGATTCGCGAAGAATTAATGCAGAATATCTCCCGGGATTTAAACCTCCTGGATGACAAATCTGAAGAAATCAATAAAGTAATAAGCTCTTTAGAGAGAGATCTGGAAAGTATACGCGAAGAATATGCGCAATTAATCGTTTTTGCATACCGCAACCGCTCATCCCTAAATCAAATCATGTATATTTTTGCGGCGGAAGACTTCAATAAGTCAATTTCAAGAGCCCGTTACATCAGAGAGATTACAGATTTCAGGAAAAAACAAGCAGGTTTAATTGAAGACACCAGACTTTCCTTAAATAAACGTGTTGAAGAAATCAGTGAAGTGCGCGCAGAAAAAAGCGATTTACTTCAGCAGGAAAATCAACAAAAGCAACAATTATCTAACGAGAGAAACCAACACGACCGTTTAGTTAATCAATTAAGAACTCAGGAAAGAGAACTTCAAAGAGAAATTAATCAAAAGCAACAAACAGCAGAACGATTAAATAAAGCAATTGAAGATATCATTAAGCGGGAAATTGAAGAAGCCCGCAGAAGAGCTGCCGAAGCACAACAAAGACAAGACGGAAATGTCTTAAGCCTGACTCCCGAGGCAGCCCGGCTCTCAGCTGATTTTGCCAGCAATATGGGAAAACTGCCCTGGCCGGTGCAAAGAGGAGTGGTTACATCTTCTTTCGGCACACATCCACACCCCGTATTAAGAGGTGTTCAAATAACAAATAATGGAATAAACATTCGCACGGAAGAAAATGCTGAAGTCAGAGCGCTCTTTAACGGGAGAATTTCCAGTGTGATTTATAACCCAAGTTTTCAAAATGCCATCATTGTCCGGCATGGTGAATATTTCACTGTTTATTCAAATCTCCGTGAAGTTTTTGTTAAATCAGGACAAGAAATAAGAACAGGTGAACGTTTAGGCATCGTTTATACTGATAGCTCTGAAGATAAAACTGAAATACATTTAGAAATTTGGCAGGGAACTAAAAAACTCAATCCTGCTTTATGGTTATTAAGTCAATAA